Within Aspergillus oryzae RIB40 DNA, chromosome 2, the genomic segment CATGTGACCGCGACTGAAAAATCGATGCTGGCGCTCCTTGGAGATCCTATAAAACGTTGCAGTCAAATATGCTGTGAATTTGAACAATCGATGAATGTTTTCAGTGAAAAGTCAAAGATGGGCTTTCGCGATTGGGCAAAGATGGAATTCAAGCGAGGTGATATCAATGACTTTATAGACACAATTGCAGGGTATAAGTCAACAATCTCAGTGGGTCTAGGCACCATAACGATGTTAGTCGCGATTCTTTACCCAGCTCTCACTCTTCTAATGTACTTCTATTAGGCAAACCACTAAAGTATCTCAGCACGTTCTCGAAGAGTACAACGAATTGGTCCAGGACACAGTATATAACCTTGAGGTCTATTTACGTCGTATTGATGAAAAATTGGCACGGATTCCTTTTGATACAACCGATAATACCCCGGGAATAAACCTGGACCTGAAGGACGAAAGAGCAGTAACCAAACAATGCCTAAGGATTTGTCAAGACGCAAAATCTTATATTGAATCATTGGCAAATCGAGAATCTGATCTACTGCAAGAGGCACCTCCTGACACTGCCAATGATGACACAGAAAGACTCTTTGACGCGCAGTTGTTAACACGTCAAGCTCTGGAAGCAAACCGGGACAGCTTCGCAGAGGTAATCGGTCACCTTGGCAGACGCCTACAAACTTTGGTACTGGACAGGAATCCAGAAAACGATAATGACCGGCAGCGATTACAGGAAGACATCAATATCTCCATGAAGTGTTTAGAGGTATGCAAGGTGGCTAGCGAGGTTTCCCGTCAGAAGATATACCGGGTTGGGGAAGCGGTGGCCGATGGTGACAGCGATCAAGTAGTGGTGACGACCTTGGCGGATTTATTTGATGTCAAGAAGGCGCTGTCTACAGGTAATTCAGCGCAGTTGGTTGGATCAATGACGGATGATGCTCTTTGTCATCTAGCGGACAAGCGTTATGGCAGTCGTTTTGGGGTCTCAGCTCACCCTACAGGAGCCACCACCACGAAGTCACCGCCGGCTTTTGAAActcgaagaagcaaacacTCTTTCCCACCCCAATCCGGCAATGACGAGCGGTTCTCTAAACTGGAAACGAGACGCAACGAACCATCTCCCAATGAGATGAGAAAACGGGCGACGAGTGACAAAAAGGATCAAGATTATAATAAAAGAGAAGCCGGGATTTAAAGCTCCAGCTATTTAGAACTTTCTCTGTATTGGCCCAGAGTCATTGTTTTGCGTTGGATATCATCCGCTCGATGCCACCGAAGTAATATGCTATTACTCACCGTTGTCCTCCTGTACCAAGGCCTTTTTGGTCATAGTGAATGATATATCAgtacaaagaaaaaatccACCTTTTCATATTCACACGCGGAGgtcgagaaaagaaaagagattaTGCCAGATCAAGTACGACTCCTTCTTATGGCATGAGTCAGAATACTTAAATAATAATCTAGAAACCATGTACTAATAATTCCTGAGAGTATATTTACTTCGAGCAACTATAATACTAATTTATACTACCGGAATTGTGCATACCTCCATCCGCTACTAAAAGCTGGTAGGTGCCGTTTATGTAGTCCTAGACTTCGGGGTAAGCGTAAAACCTTGCCCATACCGCTCCCTGAATTCTTCCACAGAGGAAGCATCGCCATTACGATCACGAATCGTATTGGTATAATCTCGCACAGTTTGGCCGTCGGCTTCGATTATGCGAAAGTTGACATTGGTCATATCACGTGATAACTGTTGGACGGAGGCATCGCTGAGGTGGCCTCCAACCTGCCTCGATCTCCATCCCAGACCTCGGTTCGTACCATTAAGGGTCTTTCCGTTAGTCGAAACCATGAATTGCAAGGCGTCCCCGGTGCCGTAGTTATGGATATTGCTGATATTTTCCTTTAGGCGGGTATCGGCCTTGGAGCAGATGTCCATGCACTGGTGGGCGGTTTGCCACTCATCCTGTAGCCTTTTCAGGTCCAAAATGTCTTGCTCAGACGTCATAGCTGCTTTCGACTTGACTAGTAATCGGTCCGTCAGGGCTTGCATATGCTTTTCCAATTGGGTGATCGTGTCGGCGAGTTTAGTTTTACAGTCCTGCAAGCTCTCGTCGGTGACTCTTTCTGGGTAAACATCGGAACCCGATGATCCCCCGGAAGTGTCATTGCTCTTGGTTGAGAGCTGGATCTGAGCAATATGGTCGGATAACTGGTTACATATTTGAAGACATTTCACTGTGCTCAGGCGCTCTTCCTTGATTCGCCGCAGTTCCAGGGCATCTGAGTCTTCTGCGGTCACGGTTTGCCCCACAATGAGCTGCAGCTTGTCGTCGATGGCTTCCAGGTGGGCCTCAAGATCAGCTTTGGTCGTCTCTATGAGAGCCTTGTAGCTTTCAATGGCCTCGGCATTGGCGGAGCTTTTGCGGCTGGACGTCAGGTTAGCTAGGGGTGTTTTGAAAATGAATGGAAGCGTAGCAAAGGGGGAAAGGTGGAGGTGCCGAGACGggggggaggttggggtTCGCACAGCGTCGTGGAGGGCAGCAAGAGGAATGGCCATGTTTATTATATACAAGACAACGGAGACTCACAGGTTTGCATCGGTAAGGGCAACATTGATGGTTAGTTTGTACCCGGATAGACTTCGTCTGAAGCcatcgatatcatcatccccCAGGTACCGTAACTTGGCCCAGTCTCGGAAGCTGGTTCGGTCAGCGGACCGTGATGAGTATTTGACTATTTCCTGTTCGAACTCGCTGCACGCATTGCCGCAGCGTCGTAGTGGTAGTTCGAGTGCAGATAGGCTCTCATCAGTGGTGGTATCTAACAGCTCCTGGAGCGGGGCGAGGACTTCGCTCAAAgcctccagctcctcaatCAGGTCGCGTACGCGTTTTGTGTGAGACCGGAAGCTATTGATTGTCTCGTAAAGAGATAGGCTAGCCTTGAATGCAAAAGTTGCCAAAGCCAGTAGGCCAGAGGCTAGACCTACAGGTTCtgccattcttttcttgtcttgggTGGTGGGGCGTTGAGGTGGGTTGGCTTGATTTTTCCCAGAGTAAAATATAACCAAAAATCTTGATCGAGGATTGTTGCTGGGACAAAGAGCAGAGGATGAAGGGGAGGTTTAATACTTTTGGTCTACAGTGGTGCTTGGTGATCGCCAGCAAGTGATCATGACATGTTTCATGTACGCGCGCTCATATGTATAGGTGGTGTGCCCGGCTCGTATTGAGTTTTCTTAGCAAGGCTGTTAGAGGGAAATGAACTCTTTGGCCAGTGACCCAGATGGCGCTGCGGAGGGACCCACGCGAATTCGCCAACTTTTGGCCAGGCTCGGCCAGGGTTTTAGGAGCGACCAGAAGAGAGGGCCAGAAGAGGAGTAAACGTCAAATCATCCTCGTGTCGAATCATCGAAGTGGAGGAGTTTTGTCTGTATGGTAGGTCATTGGTCGGTTAAGCGCTCATCCATGTGGGGACATCCCACCCTTTCCTATTGGTTGGGCTGAGTTGAAAAGGTTCATTTCAATTTATGAAATATACTAAATCGTGAGGGTCAAGTACTTCCCCCGAAGGAGTCAGAGATCAAGCATCACGAATGATACACCGGTTTTGGCTTATCTTATAAATCAAGTCGCATTTTCCCCACCCACGGTCAAACCGCTAGAGAAATACCGCCGTGTGAGGACGCATTTATATTGGCACTTGGAGTAGAACCATGATTCTGCTTGGATCAAACGAAAACCACTAGGTCAATGGTCGCTAATACTGCTCCATGTATTCGTACCCGATCCTCTTCCTTACCCCACCGAGAAGGACGGTTTAGCGGCGGCGAGGCTCCTCACAAGGGCGCCTAACAGGTTGGGGACTAAGCGCAAGGCTGAAGACATCAGCAACACAGTATTCGACTGGACTCCACTGCCACATGACGCAATAAAGGTAACCGCTGTTGAGAGGCTCTGAAACCCAGGAAGGGTGATCGAGCCCCTAAACGCCTTGTCATCTGTTTCCCAATAATAGCATCGTAGGCGCCCTGTTTGGGGTTTGAGAGGGAGATTGCTTTCTCATTCGAAAGTTAATATAGTACAGCATCCCCGTGCGGACCAAGACGGCCAATCATCCCAATGTCGTTGGCCTCGAACGTAGTAGCCGTAGCCGCTTTTACATTTGAGACCTAGTAAGTCTCGACCAAACAAATTGAAAGCTTCAACTCCTAGACTTAGGCTagattatttaattataaCCCAACTCTAATACTAGATTAGAGTCTTCGGCTCAAAACCTAATCCAGCCCAGGTTAGATCCGGGTTGGGTCCAGGTTATATTGGGTTGTGCGGAAGTCTACATCCTACTATTAGGTACGAATAGTGTTTAAAACAGTACTGATAGACTACTGTTTTTGGCCGGCATTTTACTGTCAACAAGTGTTGACATGTAAAGTAAAATATATGAACTATAGCTATTATCTATTAactatattaaataattcCACTTAATCAGCACAGCATTTACGATTTACGTTTGGCCTTGTAGTTTATCCTTGGAAATAATCGACAAATACCTGAAAGGACGTTGGAATCCAGAGGTGAAGATGTGTTAGCTCTAACTCCCTTCAAAAAGGGTAAAGCATCAGGCGAATTTctcctgcttttccttttttttcttttttttcttttccttcttacATCGTGACGATTATTTTCTAGCAGAACTCCGCCTTGCCATAATAGCCTGTTAATGGCAGCCCAGTGGCAAGCGGCGAAGAAGTATTGGCAGTCTCGAGTCTGTTGTTCAACTTCGTTGTTGGTAGGCTGAGCACTTACTACCAAAGTTGCTAATGTAAAGCGGCAGTCACTCCTATTCTACCCCCCCGGCATAAGAATCCTGAGAGAAATAGCAAGTCACAACTCTGCCCCTTGTGTCCGCCAACCAGGTATCCGGAAATTTCTTTACTTGATACTTTTCACTATATAGTGGGGACAATCAGTTGACCCAGCTGTTTGATATTTGTACTACGGAATCCACCATCGTGTGGCATTCTGGCCACGGACTAGAGTCCGGGCAATGGACATTCATCTGGCCCtaacaaggagaaggatcCAAAGATTCTGGAGAGTACGACAGGTCCAGCTGTGTAAAGTTTCGCTCAGACTGGGGTAACAAGAGCCGGTGCACGCGAGGACTAAGCACCGATACTCGACTCCCATCGATTCCACACGGCATTGGTGTTTGCCCCTGCAGTACCTACAGCATGCGTAGCAACGTGGCGATGAAACCGGAGCTCGACCATGCAGCTGATCCTGACACCATTGTTGATTGCGCACTGTGGAACGCGGTTGGCATAAGGCTGTATTTCCGCGATAAATTCGATCAGGTATGCTGCTCTTTCTTCGGAAGAAGGGTCAGTTAACAaatgacaaaggaaacccGCGGCTACTTCTGTTGCGAAGGCCATATTCATACCAGACGCAGGATAGACTAGAGTCTCTGTAGACAATCAATACGTAGACAGACCGACCATAGAAATGCGAATTTGAGAGGTAAAGACACAAGCGGCCGCCGTGGTTTGTAGCCCATGCGGGATAATGAGCGAGCACCGAAAGAGCATCCATGGAAGGTAAGTTACTGTGTAGCCCGCCATAGTTTCCGcgtggaggatttgttttcTCGTACCTCTGCCATTGGAGAGGGTGTGTTATACTCTGTATACATTTTCAAGATTGACGTTGACCAAGAACATATCCGTGGATACCAAGGCACCCAGGCTTGTAGCACAACATGAGTCATTATGGCTCAAGATGATGCGCGAAGCTTTGCACTAAATTACCCACTTTTTTTTAGGTACCCACAGGAGCAATAGCCTCTACCCTTGCCGAACTGAGTCCCCGATAAATTAGGGCACGCTGACTAATCACCTGAATACTTGTACTTAAAGGTAGAACACTTGGCCATAACCCATTTAATTTACCATAGATTCATTCCTTAGGTATGTGGCTACAATGTTCGGTCAAATCTTCTCCAGTGTCTTCGCCTGGACGCTCATTGCAATCCTCGCCGGGTTATATCGCTTTACCACCAAACAGCGACCTATCTTTCCGGTAGTGAACGATTACCGGGGCGATTTCTTCCGTCGAAAAGCATACCGTGAATATAACCAGAATGCGAAAAAGTTAATCGTCGACGGTCTGGCCAAGCATGGTAGTCCTATCACGTTACGTGTGCCGGATGGCCTGAAAATCGTGTTGCCATCTGCCCTTAGCGAGTGGGTCAAGACAAACAGGGACCTCGACCATCAGGAATTGATCAGGGAAGAATACTTTGCAGGATTCCCAGGCTTCGAGGCTCAAGATACACTCCATGCCCCCGACGGAATGTTGATTAAGCTGCTTCGGACGAATTTATCCCAAAATGAAGAAATCGTCCCCACGGTCAACCGGCATATTGGACCGGCGTTACAACACTATTGGGGAGATAGTGGTATCTGGCATACTATCGATTGGGAAGACGACACCACTGGGATCATCTCTCGTGCGGCAGCGTCGATCTTCGTGGGTCCGGAGAAGGCCGCAGATGACGAGTGGCAGACGGTCGTTCAGGCGTATGTGCGCGAGTATTTCGCAGCCGTGAGTGAGCTTCATACATGGAGGGCTTCGTTACGACCGATCGTGCAGTGGTTTCTACCGCATGCCTCGGCTTGTCGGCGCCTTTTACACCAGTCTCGCGCAATTATGCAGGAAGTGGTTCGAAAGAGGGAACGAGAAGCTCAGGCTGCAGAGGACCAAGGTTTGGTCGCACCTCGATACAACGATGTTCTTGCGTGGACTATGCAAGTCCCCGACAACAAGCACCCGGCGGGCGATATACAGCTCGCCTTGGCCATGGCAGCACTGTTTACAACCACCGAACTTTTCAAGCAGATTCTCATCAACATTGCCCGACACCCCGAACTCGTCGAACCATTACGGAAGGAAATCAAAACGTCACTATTGGGGCACGGTCTGGGACTCACTGCGCTGGCGAAGATGGAACTACTCGATAGCGTGATGAAGGAGTCGCAAAGGCAGATTCCGGTTACAGGTAAGTCTCGATGGTCATAGCGACTACAGTGGAATCTGATGTTGGCCTGTAGTGGGATTGGAGCGCAAGGTCATTCGTGATACGTCTCTTCCGGATGGGACGAAATTACCCAAAGGGTCACATATCATGGTCGACGCAACCGACATGTGGAATCCAGAAGTTCATGTGAATCCCGAGGTATTCGATGGGTACCGATTCTTGAAGCGACGTCATGCAGGAGACAAAGCGAGTCAATTTGTGCAGTCGAGCCGAGAACATATTGTGTTTGGGGGTGGTAGACATATATGCCCCGGTCGCTTCTTTGCTGGTACCGAGCTGAAGCTATGCTTGGCCCACATTCTCTTGAAATATGATATTCGGTTAAAAGAAGGGTACTATCCGCAACCTATGGTACTCGGGGTTTATGCGATTGTTGACCCAATGACTCAATTGGAGGTTCGGCGGAGAGAGCACACCGAGGATTTAGTATTTTGAATTTGTGTGTTAATAAGCGTCTTGTTCATTTGTTCTCTTGCAGCGATCAAACTGATATAGAATAATAGGGAAATCCTTGAAAGCGTTCAAATCTCTGCATTTAACTACTGATGACTTGTTTTGCAGTTAGCCATCTAATTATCGTCGTTATGACTAGGAATGCAGTCTGGCCtatttttccttgttctaGGAAGGTCTTCATACCATGGCTTTTGTTTAATACGCGAAATAGAGAGATCCAACAGTACAAGGTGCATTGGCATCCATTATGCAGTTGGCCAATCAATACTGTGTGAAGATTGAGATCAATTATCTAGGTAGAATGATACGATTGGGTTATGTGGCCTTACCAGCCACCGTAGGTCTAAGCCTTTGAGAGAGAAGGTGAAATTAAACTTAAGGATGCACTTTGACTGTAAGAGGGTTGTGTGACTGCACCCCTGGCACCGCTCCTCCAGATAAAGGGAGAGCGAAGGTTGGCAAATCGTGCAATGCTCAACCCCTGTATCGAGCTTTCGATACCTATCAAGAGAGGACCAACAGTTGACTGTATGTTGCATACGTGATGTGCCTTATACAACTCACAGAATTTCGGATTGTCGATGTTGCGACAATCCTGCGCCAACTGGGTCAAAGCTCATCCCCTCAAAGTTTGGTTTCGCACTCCGAGTGAGGATTCCAACTCGATGCATTCCTTTCGTCAGCGCGCCAAGTCGCATACAGTCACAGCCTTCACAGCATTGTACGGAGCCGTTCTGTAGCTTTGAGTGGACATCATGCATGGAATCAATGACTCTTGCAATTGATCCTCGTCGAGAACCGTTAATTGCATCTAGAGTTGATAATGTTACTGTGAGTAGATGGAAAGATACTGAAGCCATATGTCGAGACTCACCTTGGATCGCTGATGGTACTGGGAGTCGTGTGAAGGCAATCACGCTTGTGCTCCTAGACTCTAGGTACTTGGAGGAAGCTAAGAATGACCGGGGACTGGTTAAACACCCAGGACACGAATAGCCATTTCTCGGCCTCATTCAGTGAACTGGGATCCCCAAGGTGGAAATTCAATCCACTCAGCCATGAGCGTGAGAACACTTCTACTGCGTCATGACACTCATAATAATCGACCAACCGCGCGACCTCCACCAACCTATCCAAGGAGGGCAGCCGAGGCACCACACGTGCTCGATGGTGGATAATCAACATCAGGATTAAAAATGGCCTCGCCTCCCAATCCCGTACGGGAAATGTTAGACAGCCTGTAGCTCTTAGCTCGGTTCCCTCCTGAAACCCATTTTGCAGTGTCCGTCCGAATTGTGGGCTGGCCAATGTCAGATGTTTTGATGATGCACGAATCTGAAGATGGCGCTGGGGAGGTACCAAAGAGCCCCACCGTGAGCCCTGACAGCGTGGAATAAAGGAGTTCCCACAGGTTGTCCGGTAAATCATCAGGCACGTCATCCAGAATGAGGGAAACGTCACCATTCGGGTCTAGCTCGTATACCAAGTCCTCATGGTGGCCAATGGTCTGTGAGGGACTG encodes:
- a CDS encoding uncharacterized protein (predicted protein), whose product is MGFRDWAKMEFKRGDINDFIDTIAGYKSTISVGLGTITMQTTKVSQHVLEEYNELVQDTVYNLEVYLRRIDEKLARIPFDTTDNTPGINLDLKDERAVTKQCLRICQDAKSYIESLANRESDLLQEAPPDTANDDTERLFDAQLLTRQALEANRDSFAEVIGHLGRRLQTLVLDRNPENDNDRQRLQEDINISMKCLEVCKVASEVSRQKIYRVGEAVADGDSDQVVVTTLADLFDVKKALSTGNSAQLVGSMTDDALCHLADKRYGSRFGVSAHPTGATTTKSPPAFETRRSKHSFPPQSGNDERFSKLETRRNEPSPNEMRKRATSDKKDQDYNKREAGI
- a CDS encoding uncharacterized protein (predicted protein) — translated: MAEPVGLASGLLALATFAFKASLSLYETINSFRSHTKRVRDLIEELEALSEVLAPLQELLDTTTDESLSALELPLRRCGNACSEFEQEIVKYSSRSADRTSFRDWAKLRYLGDDDIDGFRRSLSGYKLTINVALTDANLRKSSANAEAIESYKALIETTKADLEAHLEAIDDKLQLIVGQTVTAEDSDALELRRIKEERLSTVKCLQICNQLSDHIAQIQLSTKSNDTSGGSSGSDVYPERVTDESLQDCKTKLADTITQLEKHMQALTDRLLVKSKAAMTSEQDILDLKRLQDEWQTAHQCMDICSKADTRLKENISNIHNYGTGDALQFMVSTNGKTLNGTNRGLGWRSRQVGGHLSDASVQQLSRDMTNVNFRIIEADGQTVRDYTNTIRDRNGDASSVEEFRERYGQGFTLTPKSRTT
- a CDS encoding uncharacterized protein (predicted protein) codes for the protein MRSNVAMKPELDHAADPDTIVDCALWNAVGIRLYFRDKFDQPMRDNERAPKEHPWKVSYCVARHSFRVEDLFSRTSAIGEGVLYSVPTGAIASTLAELSPR
- a CDS encoding cytochrome P450 (predicted protein), translated to MFGQIFSSVFAWTLIAILAGLYRFTTKQRPIFPVVNDYRGDFFRRKAYREYNQNAKKLIVDGLAKHGSPITLRVPDGLKIVLPSALSEWVKTNRDLDHQELIREEYFAGFPGFEAQDTLHAPDGMLIKLLRTNLSQNEEIVPTVNRHIGPALQHYWGDSGIWHTIDWEDDTTGIISRAAASIFVGPEKAADDEWQTVVQAYVREYFAAVSELHTWRASLRPIVQWFLPHASACRRLLHQSRAIMQEVVRKREREAQAAEDQGLVAPRYNDVLAWTMQVPDNKHPAGDIQLALAMAALFTTTELFKQILINIARHPELVEPLRKEIKTSLLGHGLGLTALAKMELLDSVMKESQRQIPVTVGLERKVIRDTSLPDGTKLPKGSHIMVDATDMWNPEVHVNPEVFDGYRFLKRRHAGDKASQFVQSSREHIVFGGGRHICPGRFFAGTELKLCLAHILLKYDIRLKEGYYPQPMVLGVYAIVDPMTQLEVRRREHTEDLVF